In Acipenser ruthenus chromosome 58, fAciRut3.2 maternal haplotype, whole genome shotgun sequence, a genomic segment contains:
- the LOC131724980 gene encoding tripartite motif-containing protein 16-like: MAELISEEQFDCSVCLEILKEPVTIPCGHSFCTGCIKKVWDQAEGTAAAATGSYSCPQCRALFSPRPVLGRNIMLAEVVEKLRKSPRGGGEGLKPGPAAAGSGGEEVPCDFCTGTHSKALKSCLVCLASYCETHLQPHRDKAAFKWHKLVDPVGNLEEKLCETHGKMLDQFCRRDQTCICTLCREEKHQNHMTVSVETERPVKQEQLGERQAEIHKRIQERLKELEELKQAVESLKSSARRETEESQQIFTQLIRSIQQKQAEVTALIAEKEKAAVSQAEERMEQLVQEITELKRRDAEMEQLSKTEDHIHFLKNYQSLCESSYLPSVTVNTDVTFEAVRKAVSELKGKLEDIWKIEFVSITKTVNRVSCLREPKNRAEFLKYSRQLTLDPNTVHRELRLSEGNRKVTREGEPLPYPDHPERFESEFQVLCTEGLSGTRCYWEIKWSVGVEIGVTYKGISRKGGSVSCQLGRNDMSWSLYCATSHSAWHNNKEIKITAPSSSRIGVYLNCPAGTLSFYSVSPDDKMTLLHRFHTTFTEPLYPGFRLSFYCWGQKPFGSCLGLVTQPGTITKRLK, from the exons ATGGCAGAGCTGATCAGCGAGGAGCAGTTTGACTGCTCGGTgtgtctggagatattgaaggaGCCGGTCACTATTCCATGCGGACACAGCTTCTGTACGGGGTGCATTAAGAAGGTCTGGGATCAGGCTGaaggcacagcagcagcagcaacaggctcctacagctgcccccagtgcagagccCTCTTCTCCCCCAGGCCTGTTCTGGGCAGGAACAtcatgctggctgaagttgtggagaaacTGAGGAAGAGCcccaggggagggggagaggggctcAAGCCTGGTCCTGCTGCTGCTGGGTCTGGAGGTGAGGAGGTGCCCTGTGATTTCTGCACCGGGACGCACAGCAAAGCCCTCAAATCCTGCTTGGTGTGCCTGGCTTCCTACTGCGAAACCCACCTGCAGCCTCACCGGGACAAGGCAGCTTTTAAATGGCACAAGCTGGTGGATCCAGTTGGAAATCTGGAAGAGAAGCTTTGTGAAACGCACGGGAAGATGTTGGATCAGTTCTGTAGAAGAGATCAGACCTGCATCTGCACATTGTGTAGAGAAGAAAAGCACCAGAATCACATGACAGTGTCGGTGGAGACAGAGAGGCCCGTCAAGCAG gagcagctgggggAGAGGCAGGCAGAAATCCAcaagagaatccaggagagactgaaggagctggaggagctgaaacaggctgtggagtcactcAAG AGCTCAGCGCGCAGAGAAACGGAGGAAAGCCAGCAGATTTTCACCCAGCTGATCCGCTCCATTCAGCAGAAACAAGCAGAAGTGACAGCGCTGATCGCAGAGAAAGAGAAGGCTGCCGTGAGTCAGGCTGAAGAGCGCATGGAACAACTGGTGCAGGAAATCACTGAGCTGAAGAGGAGAGACGCTGAGATGGAACAGCTTTCaaagacagaggatcacatccattttctaaaG AATTACCAGTCTCTCTGTGAATCTAGctacttacccagcgttactgtcaatacagacgtTACATTtgaggctgtgaggaaagctgtgtcTGAACTTAAAGGCAAACTTGAGGACATCTGGAAGATAGAGTTTGTGAGCATCACTAAAACAG TGAATAGAGTTTCTTGTCTGCGGGAACCAAAGAACAGAgcagagtttttaaaat attcccgtcagctcacactggaccccaataCAGTGCATAGAGAGCTCAGgttgtctgaagggaacagaaaggtgacacggGAGGGAGAGCCCCTGCCATATCctgatcacccagagagatttgaatCTGAATTCCAAGTGCTTTGTACAGAGGGtctgtctgggactcgctgttactgggaaaTTAAGTGGAGTGTAGGGGTTGaaataggagtcacatataaaggaatcagcaggaaaggaggatCTGTTTCTTGTCAACTTGGAAGAAATGACATGTCCTGGAGTTTGTACTGTGCTACTAGTCACTctgcctggcacaataacaaAGAGATTAAAATAActgccccctcctcctccagAATAGGAGTGTACCTGAACTGTCCTGCTGGCACTCTGTCATTTTATAGCGTCTCTCCTGACGACaaaatgaccctcctgcacagattccacaccacattcactgagccgctgtATCCTGGGTTTCGGCTTTCCTTTTATTGTTGGGGACAAAAGCCATTTGGAAGTTGTCTGGGCTTGGTCACTCAGCCTGGCACAATAACAAAGAGATTAAAATAA